A window of the Halichoerus grypus chromosome 2, mHalGry1.hap1.1, whole genome shotgun sequence genome harbors these coding sequences:
- the HAP1 gene encoding huntingtin-associated protein 1 isoform X4, producing the protein MATDRLLCRPIQLIVGKRRLGAEPFSGGGEGRRSPALGTRAHGTGWNRHSTLPLILILALCFATKSSPRARPPVRGLTGCSRPPTPARGMARRAPTPGAGYKGPAAAADCGLKMRPKESGPGYARHRFRPRDPAGITVAPPLAANPAPEPSAQFAAAPARAPAAGQGAGSRSPSVSGRPAGARPTSKAGSAAGAPRVSAFSAAQRHAQSVPGTSDAPWTRFIFQGPFGPPATGLGTGKAAGIWKTPAAYIGRRPGVSGPERAAFIRELEEALCPDRTPPVKITQEDVRLMLNLLEERERDLNTVARIGQSLAKRNSVLMEENSKLEAMLGSAREEILHLRRQVSLRDDLLQLYSDSDEEEEEEEDEEEEEGEEEEEEQQHDHPYGASEPTSVQESESPHYCPKLETLQEQLRRLEEENEQLREEASHLDALEEEEQMLILDCVEQFSEASQQMAELSDVLALRMETHNQQRREVAQLRTQVLTLQQRCQTYGAQTEKLQRQLASEKEIQMRLQDEEALPGFQETLAEELRMSIRRIISDPVFFIERNHGTAAEEMSHLGYKLCCSEAREQERGFEAEKGLMTAEDFVPSEERGATEEGVSAEEGLTEEAELVSEEAEAWEEVEPELDEATQTNAVTSTRAASGLGPSHLSMRRVLRQLANWQDSGYRWQLRQKMLQEGECSRRGLPLASRTSCRSSSR; encoded by the exons ATGGCCACCGACCGACTCCTCTGCCGCCCCATCCAACTCATTGTAG GGAAGCGGCGACTTGGGGCAGAACCATTCTCgggaggtggagaggggaggagaagccCTGCACTCGGAACCCGAGCCCACGGAACCGGCTGGAACCGCCATTCGACTCTTCCCCTTATTCTGATTTTGGCGCTCTGCTTCGCCACCAAGAGCTCCCCTCGCGCGCGACCCCCAGTCCGGGGCCTCACTGGTTGCTCCCGGCCGCCCACTCCCGCGCGTGGTATGGCCCGGCGGGCGCCCACTCCGGGCGCTGGTTATAAAGGCCCGGCTGCGGCAGCCGACTGCGGACTCAAGATGCGTCCTAAAGAGTCGGGGCCCGGCTACGCGAGGCACCGGTTCAGACCCCGGGATCCGGCGGGAATCACCGTCGCACCCCCACTCGCAGCCAATCCCGCTCCAGAGCCCTCTGCGCAGTTTGCAGCCGCCCCTGCGCGGGCACCCGCGGCCGGACAGGGAGCAGGATCCAGATCCCCTTCCGTCTCGGGACGCCCAGCCGGAGCTCGCCCGACCTCCAAGGCTGGATCGGCGGCAGGAGCCCCACGCGTGTCCGCATTCTCAGCCGCCCAGCGGCATGCCCAGTCCGTGCCCGGCACCTCGGACGCCCCATGGACCCGCTTCATATTCCAGGGGCCCTTTGGTCCCCCGGCCACTGGCCTGGGGACTGGAAAGGCGGCGGGCATCTGGAAGACGCCGGCCGCCTACATCGGCCGTCGGCCTGGGGTGTCGGGCCCCGAGCGTGCCGCCTTTATTCGGGAGCTGGAGGAAG CGCTGTGTCCTGACCGAACCCCACCAGTCAAGATCACCCAAGAAGATGTCAGACTGATGTTAAATCTGCTAGAGGAG AGAGAGCGGGACCTAAATACGGTGGCTCGCATTGGCCAGTCCCTGGCGAAACGGAACAGTGTTCTGATGGAGGAGAACAGCAAGCTGGAAGCCATGCTGGGCTCAGCCAGGGAGGAG ATTTTACACCTCAGACGCCAGGTGAGCTTGCGAGATGATCTCCTCCAGCTCTACTCAGACTctgatgaggaggaagaggaggaggaggatgaagaagaggaagagggagaggaagaagaggaagagcagcAGCATGATCATCCCTATGGAGCCTCTGAGCC GACTTCCGTGCAGGAGTCCGAGTCGCCGCACTACTGCCCGAAGCTGGAAACCCTGCAGGAGCAGCTGAGGCGGCTGGAGGAGGAGAACGAGCAGCTGAGAGAGGAG gcctcTCATCTCGACGCccttgaggaggaggagcagatgCTCATCCTGGATTGTGTGGAGCAGTTTT CTGAGGCCAGCCAGCAGATGGCCGAGCTGTCGGACGTGCTGGCGCTCAGGATGGAGACCCACAACCAGCAGCGGAGGGAGGTGGCCCAGCTGCGGACCCAGGTCCTGACGCTGCAGCAGCGCTGCCAGACG TATGGAGCCCAGACGGAGAAGTTGCAACGGCAGCTGGCTTCGGAGAAGGAAATCCAGATGCGGCTGCAGGATGAG GAGGCCCTTCCTGGTTTCCAGGAGACCCTGGCCGAGGAGCTCAGAATGTCTATAAGGAGGATTATCTCAGACCCTGTGTTTTTTATCGAAAG GAATCACGGAACTGCTGCAGAGGAGATGTCACACCTGGG GTACAAGCTGTGCTGCAGTGAGGCACGAGAGCAGGAACGGGGGTTCGAGGCTGAGAAGGGGTTAATGACAGCAGAGGACTTTGTGCCTTCGGAGGAGCGGGGGGCCACAGAAGAGGGGGTGTCAGCTGAGGAGGGGTTGACAGAAGAGGCGGAGCTGGTGTCGGAGGAGGCTGAGGCCTGGGAGGAGGTAGAGCCGGAGCTGGATGAGGCGACGCAGACGAACGCAGTGACCTCAACCCGGGCAGCCAGCGGCTTGGGCCCCTCTCACCTCAGCATGAGGCGTGTCCTCCGGCAGCTGGCTAACTGGCAGGACTCGGGGTACAGGTGGCAGCTGAGGCAGAAGATGCTCCAGGAAGGTGAGTGCTCCCGCAGGGGCCTCCCTCTGGCCAGCCGGACAAGCTGCAGATCATCAAGCCGATGA
- the HAP1 gene encoding huntingtin-associated protein 1 isoform X1, whose translation MATDRLLCRPIQLIVGKRRLGAEPFSGGGEGRRSPALGTRAHGTGWNRHSTLPLILILALCFATKSSPRARPPVRGLTGCSRPPTPARGMARRAPTPGAGYKGPAAAADCGLKMRPKESGPGYARHRFRPRDPAGITVAPPLAANPAPEPSAQFAAAPARAPAAGQGAGSRSPSVSGRPAGARPTSKAGSAAGAPRVSAFSAAQRHAQSVPGTSDAPWTRFIFQGPFGPPATGLGTGKAAGIWKTPAAYIGRRPGVSGPERAAFIRELEEALCPDRTPPVKITQEDVRLMLNLLEERERDLNTVARIGQSLAKRNSVLMEENSKLEAMLGSAREEILHLRRQVSLRDDLLQLYSDSDEEEEEEEDEEEEEGEEEEEEQQHDHPYGASEPTSVQESESPHYCPKLETLQEQLRRLEEENEQLREEASHLDALEEEEQMLILDCVEQFSEASQQMAELSDVLALRMETHNQQRREVAQLRTQVLTLQQRCQTYGAQTEKLQRQLASEKEIQMRLQDEVASQLQDLRERYTECGGMLTEAQEEAKTLRQRAPVSTGPVTHYTYIVPVEALPGFQETLAEELRMSIRRIISDPVFFIERNHGTAAEEMSHLGYKLCCSEAREQERGFEAEKGLMTAEDFVPSEERGATEEGVSAEEGLTEEAELVSEEAEAWEEVEPELDEATQTNAVTSTRAASGLGPSHLSMRRVLRQLANWQDSGYRWQLRQKMLQEGECSRRGLPLASRTSCRSSSR comes from the exons ATGGCCACCGACCGACTCCTCTGCCGCCCCATCCAACTCATTGTAG GGAAGCGGCGACTTGGGGCAGAACCATTCTCgggaggtggagaggggaggagaagccCTGCACTCGGAACCCGAGCCCACGGAACCGGCTGGAACCGCCATTCGACTCTTCCCCTTATTCTGATTTTGGCGCTCTGCTTCGCCACCAAGAGCTCCCCTCGCGCGCGACCCCCAGTCCGGGGCCTCACTGGTTGCTCCCGGCCGCCCACTCCCGCGCGTGGTATGGCCCGGCGGGCGCCCACTCCGGGCGCTGGTTATAAAGGCCCGGCTGCGGCAGCCGACTGCGGACTCAAGATGCGTCCTAAAGAGTCGGGGCCCGGCTACGCGAGGCACCGGTTCAGACCCCGGGATCCGGCGGGAATCACCGTCGCACCCCCACTCGCAGCCAATCCCGCTCCAGAGCCCTCTGCGCAGTTTGCAGCCGCCCCTGCGCGGGCACCCGCGGCCGGACAGGGAGCAGGATCCAGATCCCCTTCCGTCTCGGGACGCCCAGCCGGAGCTCGCCCGACCTCCAAGGCTGGATCGGCGGCAGGAGCCCCACGCGTGTCCGCATTCTCAGCCGCCCAGCGGCATGCCCAGTCCGTGCCCGGCACCTCGGACGCCCCATGGACCCGCTTCATATTCCAGGGGCCCTTTGGTCCCCCGGCCACTGGCCTGGGGACTGGAAAGGCGGCGGGCATCTGGAAGACGCCGGCCGCCTACATCGGCCGTCGGCCTGGGGTGTCGGGCCCCGAGCGTGCCGCCTTTATTCGGGAGCTGGAGGAAG CGCTGTGTCCTGACCGAACCCCACCAGTCAAGATCACCCAAGAAGATGTCAGACTGATGTTAAATCTGCTAGAGGAG AGAGAGCGGGACCTAAATACGGTGGCTCGCATTGGCCAGTCCCTGGCGAAACGGAACAGTGTTCTGATGGAGGAGAACAGCAAGCTGGAAGCCATGCTGGGCTCAGCCAGGGAGGAG ATTTTACACCTCAGACGCCAGGTGAGCTTGCGAGATGATCTCCTCCAGCTCTACTCAGACTctgatgaggaggaagaggaggaggaggatgaagaagaggaagagggagaggaagaagaggaagagcagcAGCATGATCATCCCTATGGAGCCTCTGAGCC GACTTCCGTGCAGGAGTCCGAGTCGCCGCACTACTGCCCGAAGCTGGAAACCCTGCAGGAGCAGCTGAGGCGGCTGGAGGAGGAGAACGAGCAGCTGAGAGAGGAG gcctcTCATCTCGACGCccttgaggaggaggagcagatgCTCATCCTGGATTGTGTGGAGCAGTTTT CTGAGGCCAGCCAGCAGATGGCCGAGCTGTCGGACGTGCTGGCGCTCAGGATGGAGACCCACAACCAGCAGCGGAGGGAGGTGGCCCAGCTGCGGACCCAGGTCCTGACGCTGCAGCAGCGCTGCCAGACG TATGGAGCCCAGACGGAGAAGTTGCAACGGCAGCTGGCTTCGGAGAAGGAAATCCAGATGCGGCTGCAGGATGAG GTGGCTTCCCAGCTGCAGGACCTGCGGGAGAGGTACACGGAGTGTGGGGGCATGCTgactgaggcccaggaggaggCGAAGACCCTCCGCCAGCGAGCCCCGGTGTCCACTGGCCCTGTCACCCACTACACATACATTGTACCCGTG GAGGCCCTTCCTGGTTTCCAGGAGACCCTGGCCGAGGAGCTCAGAATGTCTATAAGGAGGATTATCTCAGACCCTGTGTTTTTTATCGAAAG GAATCACGGAACTGCTGCAGAGGAGATGTCACACCTGGG GTACAAGCTGTGCTGCAGTGAGGCACGAGAGCAGGAACGGGGGTTCGAGGCTGAGAAGGGGTTAATGACAGCAGAGGACTTTGTGCCTTCGGAGGAGCGGGGGGCCACAGAAGAGGGGGTGTCAGCTGAGGAGGGGTTGACAGAAGAGGCGGAGCTGGTGTCGGAGGAGGCTGAGGCCTGGGAGGAGGTAGAGCCGGAGCTGGATGAGGCGACGCAGACGAACGCAGTGACCTCAACCCGGGCAGCCAGCGGCTTGGGCCCCTCTCACCTCAGCATGAGGCGTGTCCTCCGGCAGCTGGCTAACTGGCAGGACTCGGGGTACAGGTGGCAGCTGAGGCAGAAGATGCTCCAGGAAGGTGAGTGCTCCCGCAGGGGCCTCCCTCTGGCCAGCCGGACAAGCTGCAGATCATCAAGCCGATGA
- the HAP1 gene encoding huntingtin-associated protein 1 isoform X5, whose translation MATDRLLCRPIQLIVGKRRLGAEPFSGGGEGRRSPALGTRAHGTGWNRHSTLPLILILALCFATKSSPRARPPVRGLTGCSRPPTPARGMARRAPTPGAGYKGPAAAADCGLKMRPKESGPGYARHRFRPRDPAGITVAPPLAANPAPEPSAQFAAAPARAPAAGQGAGSRSPSVSGRPAGARPTSKAGSAAGAPRVSAFSAAQRHAQSVPGTSDAPWTRFIFQGPFGPPATGLGTGKAAGIWKTPAAYIGRRPGVSGPERAAFIRELEEALCPDRTPPVKITQEDVRLMLNLLEERERDLNTVARIGQSLAKRNSVLMEENSKLEAMLGSAREEILHLRRQVSLRDDLLQLYSDSDEEEEEEEDEEEEEGEEEEEEQQHDHPYGASEPTSVQESESPHYCPKLETLQEQLRRLEEENEQLREEASHLDALEEEEQMLILDCVEQFSEASQQMAELSDVLALRMETHNQQRREVAQLRTQVLTLQQRCQTYGAQTEKLQRQLASEKEIQMRLQDEVASQLQDLRERYTECGGMLTEAQEEAKTLRQRAPVSTGPVTHYTYIVPVEALPGFQETLAEELRMSIRRIISDPVFFIERNHGTAAEEMSHLGLCCVPAACRGPTDSLRPLLQPPGQVPPAPETSFLSSQMGPSCLSPVHLPS comes from the exons ATGGCCACCGACCGACTCCTCTGCCGCCCCATCCAACTCATTGTAG GGAAGCGGCGACTTGGGGCAGAACCATTCTCgggaggtggagaggggaggagaagccCTGCACTCGGAACCCGAGCCCACGGAACCGGCTGGAACCGCCATTCGACTCTTCCCCTTATTCTGATTTTGGCGCTCTGCTTCGCCACCAAGAGCTCCCCTCGCGCGCGACCCCCAGTCCGGGGCCTCACTGGTTGCTCCCGGCCGCCCACTCCCGCGCGTGGTATGGCCCGGCGGGCGCCCACTCCGGGCGCTGGTTATAAAGGCCCGGCTGCGGCAGCCGACTGCGGACTCAAGATGCGTCCTAAAGAGTCGGGGCCCGGCTACGCGAGGCACCGGTTCAGACCCCGGGATCCGGCGGGAATCACCGTCGCACCCCCACTCGCAGCCAATCCCGCTCCAGAGCCCTCTGCGCAGTTTGCAGCCGCCCCTGCGCGGGCACCCGCGGCCGGACAGGGAGCAGGATCCAGATCCCCTTCCGTCTCGGGACGCCCAGCCGGAGCTCGCCCGACCTCCAAGGCTGGATCGGCGGCAGGAGCCCCACGCGTGTCCGCATTCTCAGCCGCCCAGCGGCATGCCCAGTCCGTGCCCGGCACCTCGGACGCCCCATGGACCCGCTTCATATTCCAGGGGCCCTTTGGTCCCCCGGCCACTGGCCTGGGGACTGGAAAGGCGGCGGGCATCTGGAAGACGCCGGCCGCCTACATCGGCCGTCGGCCTGGGGTGTCGGGCCCCGAGCGTGCCGCCTTTATTCGGGAGCTGGAGGAAG CGCTGTGTCCTGACCGAACCCCACCAGTCAAGATCACCCAAGAAGATGTCAGACTGATGTTAAATCTGCTAGAGGAG AGAGAGCGGGACCTAAATACGGTGGCTCGCATTGGCCAGTCCCTGGCGAAACGGAACAGTGTTCTGATGGAGGAGAACAGCAAGCTGGAAGCCATGCTGGGCTCAGCCAGGGAGGAG ATTTTACACCTCAGACGCCAGGTGAGCTTGCGAGATGATCTCCTCCAGCTCTACTCAGACTctgatgaggaggaagaggaggaggaggatgaagaagaggaagagggagaggaagaagaggaagagcagcAGCATGATCATCCCTATGGAGCCTCTGAGCC GACTTCCGTGCAGGAGTCCGAGTCGCCGCACTACTGCCCGAAGCTGGAAACCCTGCAGGAGCAGCTGAGGCGGCTGGAGGAGGAGAACGAGCAGCTGAGAGAGGAG gcctcTCATCTCGACGCccttgaggaggaggagcagatgCTCATCCTGGATTGTGTGGAGCAGTTTT CTGAGGCCAGCCAGCAGATGGCCGAGCTGTCGGACGTGCTGGCGCTCAGGATGGAGACCCACAACCAGCAGCGGAGGGAGGTGGCCCAGCTGCGGACCCAGGTCCTGACGCTGCAGCAGCGCTGCCAGACG TATGGAGCCCAGACGGAGAAGTTGCAACGGCAGCTGGCTTCGGAGAAGGAAATCCAGATGCGGCTGCAGGATGAG GTGGCTTCCCAGCTGCAGGACCTGCGGGAGAGGTACACGGAGTGTGGGGGCATGCTgactgaggcccaggaggaggCGAAGACCCTCCGCCAGCGAGCCCCGGTGTCCACTGGCCCTGTCACCCACTACACATACATTGTACCCGTG GAGGCCCTTCCTGGTTTCCAGGAGACCCTGGCCGAGGAGCTCAGAATGTCTATAAGGAGGATTATCTCAGACCCTGTGTTTTTTATCGAAAG GAATCACGGAACTGCTGCAGAGGAGATGTCACACCTGGG GCTTTGCTGTGTCCCAGCAGCCTGCAGAGGCCCCACAGACAGCCTGAGGCCCCTCCTTCAGCCGCCTGGCCAAGTCCCACCTGCCCCAGAAACCTCCTTCCTATCCTCCCAAATGGGACCCTCCTGTCTGTCACCAGTGCACCTTCCGTCCTGA
- the HAP1 gene encoding huntingtin-associated protein 1 isoform X2: MATDRLLCRPIQLIVGKRRLGAEPFSGGGEGRRSPALGTRAHGTGWNRHSTLPLILILALCFATKSSPRARPPVRGLTGCSRPPTPARGMARRAPTPGAGYKGPAAAADCGLKMRPKESGPGYARHRFRPRDPAGITVAPPLAANPAPEPSAQFAAAPARAPAAGQGAGSRSPSVSGRPAGARPTSKAGSAAGAPRVSAFSAAQRHAQSVPGTSDAPWTRFIFQGPFGPPATGLGTGKAAGIWKTPAAYIGRRPGVSGPERAAFIRELEEALCPDRTPPVKITQEDVRLMLNLLEERERDLNTVARIGQSLAKRNSVLMEENSKLEAMLGSAREEILHLRRQVSLRDDLLQLYSDSDEEEEEEEDEEEEEGEEEEEEQQHDHPYGASEPTSVQESESPHYCPKLETLQEQLRRLEEENEQLREEASHLDALEEEEQMLILDCVEQFSEASQQMAELSDVLALRMETHNQQRREVAQLRTQVLTLQQRCQTYGAQTEKLQRQLASEKEIQMRLQDELQDLRERYTECGGMLTEAQEEAKTLRQRAPVSTGPVTHYTYIVPVEALPGFQETLAEELRMSIRRIISDPVFFIERNHGTAAEEMSHLGYKLCCSEAREQERGFEAEKGLMTAEDFVPSEERGATEEGVSAEEGLTEEAELVSEEAEAWEEVEPELDEATQTNAVTSTRAASGLGPSHLSMRRVLRQLANWQDSGYRWQLRQKMLQEGECSRRGLPLASRTSCRSSSR, translated from the exons ATGGCCACCGACCGACTCCTCTGCCGCCCCATCCAACTCATTGTAG GGAAGCGGCGACTTGGGGCAGAACCATTCTCgggaggtggagaggggaggagaagccCTGCACTCGGAACCCGAGCCCACGGAACCGGCTGGAACCGCCATTCGACTCTTCCCCTTATTCTGATTTTGGCGCTCTGCTTCGCCACCAAGAGCTCCCCTCGCGCGCGACCCCCAGTCCGGGGCCTCACTGGTTGCTCCCGGCCGCCCACTCCCGCGCGTGGTATGGCCCGGCGGGCGCCCACTCCGGGCGCTGGTTATAAAGGCCCGGCTGCGGCAGCCGACTGCGGACTCAAGATGCGTCCTAAAGAGTCGGGGCCCGGCTACGCGAGGCACCGGTTCAGACCCCGGGATCCGGCGGGAATCACCGTCGCACCCCCACTCGCAGCCAATCCCGCTCCAGAGCCCTCTGCGCAGTTTGCAGCCGCCCCTGCGCGGGCACCCGCGGCCGGACAGGGAGCAGGATCCAGATCCCCTTCCGTCTCGGGACGCCCAGCCGGAGCTCGCCCGACCTCCAAGGCTGGATCGGCGGCAGGAGCCCCACGCGTGTCCGCATTCTCAGCCGCCCAGCGGCATGCCCAGTCCGTGCCCGGCACCTCGGACGCCCCATGGACCCGCTTCATATTCCAGGGGCCCTTTGGTCCCCCGGCCACTGGCCTGGGGACTGGAAAGGCGGCGGGCATCTGGAAGACGCCGGCCGCCTACATCGGCCGTCGGCCTGGGGTGTCGGGCCCCGAGCGTGCCGCCTTTATTCGGGAGCTGGAGGAAG CGCTGTGTCCTGACCGAACCCCACCAGTCAAGATCACCCAAGAAGATGTCAGACTGATGTTAAATCTGCTAGAGGAG AGAGAGCGGGACCTAAATACGGTGGCTCGCATTGGCCAGTCCCTGGCGAAACGGAACAGTGTTCTGATGGAGGAGAACAGCAAGCTGGAAGCCATGCTGGGCTCAGCCAGGGAGGAG ATTTTACACCTCAGACGCCAGGTGAGCTTGCGAGATGATCTCCTCCAGCTCTACTCAGACTctgatgaggaggaagaggaggaggaggatgaagaagaggaagagggagaggaagaagaggaagagcagcAGCATGATCATCCCTATGGAGCCTCTGAGCC GACTTCCGTGCAGGAGTCCGAGTCGCCGCACTACTGCCCGAAGCTGGAAACCCTGCAGGAGCAGCTGAGGCGGCTGGAGGAGGAGAACGAGCAGCTGAGAGAGGAG gcctcTCATCTCGACGCccttgaggaggaggagcagatgCTCATCCTGGATTGTGTGGAGCAGTTTT CTGAGGCCAGCCAGCAGATGGCCGAGCTGTCGGACGTGCTGGCGCTCAGGATGGAGACCCACAACCAGCAGCGGAGGGAGGTGGCCCAGCTGCGGACCCAGGTCCTGACGCTGCAGCAGCGCTGCCAGACG TATGGAGCCCAGACGGAGAAGTTGCAACGGCAGCTGGCTTCGGAGAAGGAAATCCAGATGCGGCTGCAGGATGAG CTGCAGGACCTGCGGGAGAGGTACACGGAGTGTGGGGGCATGCTgactgaggcccaggaggaggCGAAGACCCTCCGCCAGCGAGCCCCGGTGTCCACTGGCCCTGTCACCCACTACACATACATTGTACCCGTG GAGGCCCTTCCTGGTTTCCAGGAGACCCTGGCCGAGGAGCTCAGAATGTCTATAAGGAGGATTATCTCAGACCCTGTGTTTTTTATCGAAAG GAATCACGGAACTGCTGCAGAGGAGATGTCACACCTGGG GTACAAGCTGTGCTGCAGTGAGGCACGAGAGCAGGAACGGGGGTTCGAGGCTGAGAAGGGGTTAATGACAGCAGAGGACTTTGTGCCTTCGGAGGAGCGGGGGGCCACAGAAGAGGGGGTGTCAGCTGAGGAGGGGTTGACAGAAGAGGCGGAGCTGGTGTCGGAGGAGGCTGAGGCCTGGGAGGAGGTAGAGCCGGAGCTGGATGAGGCGACGCAGACGAACGCAGTGACCTCAACCCGGGCAGCCAGCGGCTTGGGCCCCTCTCACCTCAGCATGAGGCGTGTCCTCCGGCAGCTGGCTAACTGGCAGGACTCGGGGTACAGGTGGCAGCTGAGGCAGAAGATGCTCCAGGAAGGTGAGTGCTCCCGCAGGGGCCTCCCTCTGGCCAGCCGGACAAGCTGCAGATCATCAAGCCGATGA
- the HAP1 gene encoding huntingtin-associated protein 1 isoform X3 has product MATDRLLCRPIQLIVGKRRLGAEPFSGGGEGRRSPALGTRAHGTGWNRHSTLPLILILALCFATKSSPRARPPVRGLTGCSRPPTPARGMARRAPTPGAGYKGPAAAADCGLKMRPKESGPGYARHRFRPRDPAGITVAPPLAANPAPEPSAQFAAAPARAPAAGQGAGSRSPSVSGRPAGARPTSKAGSAAGAPRVSAFSAAQRHAQSVPGTSDAPWTRFIFQGPFGPPATGLGTGKAAGIWKTPAAYIGRRPGVSGPERAAFIRELEEALCPDRTPPVKITQEDVRLMLNLLEERERDLNTVARIGQSLAKRNSVLMEENSKLEAMLGSAREEILHLRRQVSLRDDLLQLYSDSDEEEEEEEDEEEEEGEEEEEEQQHDHPYGASEPTSVQESESPHYCPKLETLQEQLRRLEEENEQLREEASHLDALEEEEQMLILDCVEQFSEASQQMAELSDVLALRMETHNQQRREVAQLRTQVLTLQQRCQTYGAQTEKLQRQLASEKEIQMRLQDEVASQLQDLRERYTECGGMLTEAQEEAKTLRQRAPVSTGPVTHYTYIVPVEALPGFQETLAEELRMSIRRIISDPVFFIERNHGTAAEEMSHLGYKLCCSEAREQERGFEAEKGLMTAEDFVPSEERGATEEGVSAEEGLTEEAELVSEEAEAWEEVEPELDEATQTNAVTSTRAASGLGPSHLSMRRVLRQLANWQDSGYRWQLRQKMLQEGFAVSQQPAEAPQTA; this is encoded by the exons ATGGCCACCGACCGACTCCTCTGCCGCCCCATCCAACTCATTGTAG GGAAGCGGCGACTTGGGGCAGAACCATTCTCgggaggtggagaggggaggagaagccCTGCACTCGGAACCCGAGCCCACGGAACCGGCTGGAACCGCCATTCGACTCTTCCCCTTATTCTGATTTTGGCGCTCTGCTTCGCCACCAAGAGCTCCCCTCGCGCGCGACCCCCAGTCCGGGGCCTCACTGGTTGCTCCCGGCCGCCCACTCCCGCGCGTGGTATGGCCCGGCGGGCGCCCACTCCGGGCGCTGGTTATAAAGGCCCGGCTGCGGCAGCCGACTGCGGACTCAAGATGCGTCCTAAAGAGTCGGGGCCCGGCTACGCGAGGCACCGGTTCAGACCCCGGGATCCGGCGGGAATCACCGTCGCACCCCCACTCGCAGCCAATCCCGCTCCAGAGCCCTCTGCGCAGTTTGCAGCCGCCCCTGCGCGGGCACCCGCGGCCGGACAGGGAGCAGGATCCAGATCCCCTTCCGTCTCGGGACGCCCAGCCGGAGCTCGCCCGACCTCCAAGGCTGGATCGGCGGCAGGAGCCCCACGCGTGTCCGCATTCTCAGCCGCCCAGCGGCATGCCCAGTCCGTGCCCGGCACCTCGGACGCCCCATGGACCCGCTTCATATTCCAGGGGCCCTTTGGTCCCCCGGCCACTGGCCTGGGGACTGGAAAGGCGGCGGGCATCTGGAAGACGCCGGCCGCCTACATCGGCCGTCGGCCTGGGGTGTCGGGCCCCGAGCGTGCCGCCTTTATTCGGGAGCTGGAGGAAG CGCTGTGTCCTGACCGAACCCCACCAGTCAAGATCACCCAAGAAGATGTCAGACTGATGTTAAATCTGCTAGAGGAG AGAGAGCGGGACCTAAATACGGTGGCTCGCATTGGCCAGTCCCTGGCGAAACGGAACAGTGTTCTGATGGAGGAGAACAGCAAGCTGGAAGCCATGCTGGGCTCAGCCAGGGAGGAG ATTTTACACCTCAGACGCCAGGTGAGCTTGCGAGATGATCTCCTCCAGCTCTACTCAGACTctgatgaggaggaagaggaggaggaggatgaagaagaggaagagggagaggaagaagaggaagagcagcAGCATGATCATCCCTATGGAGCCTCTGAGCC GACTTCCGTGCAGGAGTCCGAGTCGCCGCACTACTGCCCGAAGCTGGAAACCCTGCAGGAGCAGCTGAGGCGGCTGGAGGAGGAGAACGAGCAGCTGAGAGAGGAG gcctcTCATCTCGACGCccttgaggaggaggagcagatgCTCATCCTGGATTGTGTGGAGCAGTTTT CTGAGGCCAGCCAGCAGATGGCCGAGCTGTCGGACGTGCTGGCGCTCAGGATGGAGACCCACAACCAGCAGCGGAGGGAGGTGGCCCAGCTGCGGACCCAGGTCCTGACGCTGCAGCAGCGCTGCCAGACG TATGGAGCCCAGACGGAGAAGTTGCAACGGCAGCTGGCTTCGGAGAAGGAAATCCAGATGCGGCTGCAGGATGAG GTGGCTTCCCAGCTGCAGGACCTGCGGGAGAGGTACACGGAGTGTGGGGGCATGCTgactgaggcccaggaggaggCGAAGACCCTCCGCCAGCGAGCCCCGGTGTCCACTGGCCCTGTCACCCACTACACATACATTGTACCCGTG GAGGCCCTTCCTGGTTTCCAGGAGACCCTGGCCGAGGAGCTCAGAATGTCTATAAGGAGGATTATCTCAGACCCTGTGTTTTTTATCGAAAG GAATCACGGAACTGCTGCAGAGGAGATGTCACACCTGGG GTACAAGCTGTGCTGCAGTGAGGCACGAGAGCAGGAACGGGGGTTCGAGGCTGAGAAGGGGTTAATGACAGCAGAGGACTTTGTGCCTTCGGAGGAGCGGGGGGCCACAGAAGAGGGGGTGTCAGCTGAGGAGGGGTTGACAGAAGAGGCGGAGCTGGTGTCGGAGGAGGCTGAGGCCTGGGAGGAGGTAGAGCCGGAGCTGGATGAGGCGACGCAGACGAACGCAGTGACCTCAACCCGGGCAGCCAGCGGCTTGGGCCCCTCTCACCTCAGCATGAGGCGTGTCCTCCGGCAGCTGGCTAACTGGCAGGACTCGGGGTACAGGTGGCAGCTGAGGCAGAAGATGCTCCAGGAAG GCTTTGCTGTGTCCCAGCAGCCTGCAGAGGCCCCACAGACAGCCTGA